One Anolis carolinensis isolate JA03-04 chromosome 5, rAnoCar3.1.pri, whole genome shotgun sequence DNA segment encodes these proteins:
- the LOC134299677 gene encoding uncharacterized protein LOC134299677 codes for MFMFPTVKVPGDTTESLVCSFRSGCGELTLSQEIGHHPAVAVRCNMQVEDEELLGAGGGRSERATPETDAEFHQLAALASSTAYAQPNGVTQRRGVVRGDSTGGEEGSPSPGPQKMVFLEERMSAMETTLAVMSRAMERLAVLAEPERGRELRASSMWDVSMGSSQGFADLPAPKGREMRKEPGARPKIQTSLTRVEESDDEGEKPPRIPATLPTETLVPLANAGRGTGQREAAAGPTGPQGGLRRAENWGLPPQGPLPRREELRIEFGGESSELDFFLTTVRGYMEDNAHTFRTESSRVRAIGAVLKRGAASWYVQLHARRDPCLGSLRRFMGALETRFRDPLEQIRAREELKTVSQGQRSVSEYAEEFQCLAEKVPEWSAVTKIELFKEGLRREILSWAVHRDEPDTLRGWIQLAGRIETSLAQARRHRGGLQQRPQMKEGSRKEGSTPAGRRTEPTGNVSTSRRGCFVCGRLGHRAAECWQRKGEGGGPPKPRAVAGKRAEEEPPMRHHSGGLDEGEEDAMSEPCY; via the coding sequence atgttcatgtttcctacagtaaaagttcctggtgataccacagaaagtctcgtgtgttcattcaggagcggctgtggtgagctgacactaagccaagaaatcggacaccatcccgctgtagcggtgaggtgtaacatgcaagtggaggatgaagagctcttgggcgccggaggaggaaggtcggaaagggccactcccgagacggacgctgagttccaccagctggcggccctggcgtcatccaccgcttatgcccagccaaatggggtaacccagaggcgcggagtggtgcggggagatagcaccggaggagaggaaggttcaccttccccaggcccgcaaaagatggtgtttctggaggagaggatgtcggcgatggagaccaccctggcagtgatgtcgagggcgatggagcgcctggcggttttggcggagccggagcgaggaagggaactccgggctagctcaatgtgggatgtgagcatgggaagcagccagggctttgcagacctcccagcaccgaagggaagggaaatgcgaaaggagcccggtgcccggcccaagatccaaacgagcctgacgcgggtggaggagagtgacgacgaaggggaaaagcctccgagaatcccggctacgctcccaactgagaccctggtgcccctggcgaatgccgggcgtggcacaggacaaagggaagcagcagcggggcccactggcccgcaagggggcttgcgacgggcggagaattggggattgccaccacagggacccctaccgagacgagaggaactaaggatcgagtttgggggagagtcctctgaactggattttttcctgaccacggtgaggggctatatggaggacaatgcccacacttttagaacggaatccagccgggtacgggccattggtgcagtgttgaagaggggagcggccagctggtacgttcaactacacgcgcggcgcgacccatgtctggggtcactccgacgctttatgggggccctggagacccgtttccgagatccactggagcagatccgggcgagggaggagttgaagaccgtctcccaggggcagaggtcggtatctgagtatgcggaggagttccaatgcctcgctgaaaaggtgccggaatggtctgcagtgacaaagatagaactcttcaaagaggggctcaggcgggagatcctctcctgggcggtgcatcgtgatgagcctgacacactgcgcggatggattcagctggcggggcgcatcgagacatcgctggcccaggcgaggaggcaccgaggagggctacagcagcggccgcagatgaaagaggggagccggaaggagggatcaaccccagccgggaggagaacggagccgacagggaacgtgagcaccagcaggaggggctgcttcgtgtgcggccgtttgggccacagggctgccgagtgctggcagagaaaaggggaaggcggaggcccgcccaaaccaagagccgtggcagggaaacgcgccgaggaagaaccaccgatgaggcaccactcgggggggttg